The genomic segment ATTCATCACAGTCCTCCCAAGGAGCTCAAACCTGAGGCCCTGACACTGAGAATATCGAGCCATAGGGCCCCGTCACGGCTCCCAGGATGCAGCCAGAGTGCCCGGGAAGGGAGCAGTGAGCCACTTTAGCTTTAGAATCTGAGTCTCTCCCGCCTGATCCTCACCCCTCTTTGCAGCCCAACActcaggggcaggggaggaaacATATGTCGCCAGGCCCTCCTGCAATTATTTAAAGGTCCTTCAAAGAGGAGGCTGAAACCTGCCCTTGATGAATCAGTGAATAGTTAAGAGATTCTTCTGGAAGGTATTGCTTGAAACCAGgtagctctttttcttttttatttgttttttagcaTAGTTAATTTATACTCATTATTTGAATAAAGAGTATTCTTTTAAACTAAAACTTGTAACCAGAGACCAGAGGGAGGGGTTTTTGTAGAAGGGCCATTTGGCCCTGAACTCACACCCACAAACAACCTCAAAGATGAACTTTGAACTGTTATTTCCAAATGAGGTTAGTGGATGACCCCAGAGCTACTCCAGCAGGACCAGGGAGATGATATTTCCCATAAAGCTTTAAGCTCCTGTCTTACTTCCTTATTACATAGAAGAGATCATGGTTTCTTCTGATAAGCTataatatttttgtgtattttaaagccattactttgttaaataaaatattttgtttaaaatatcacAATTTTTATAACCCTATATTGGGATAAAAGATGTGTTATATGCCTCTGGGAGTGGCCCAGGCCTGTTTCTACCTGAAGAGGCTCTGGCTGTAACTTGGATTGAGGGTCAGACTCTCAGTTGTCTGTACCTACGGAGCACCTGGCCAGCTGGCCCACCAGCTCACAACCTGAACTATGCCCATTTACAGGGGAGACAGGGCAGAGGACACAAATTCTGGGTTCACAGGTGCATCACTAAGGCAAGGGTAACAGCCCCGATCCTGGAATGGCCCCAGGGATCTGGGACTGGGTGAAGTCTCCTCTTCTGTGTATTTTGCCTTCTCAGTCCACTGCTTGCATCCCCCAGTTGCGACTTCATGTTATTCCAGAATGAGCTCCTTCCTGGACCCCTTTTACTTCTGGACCCTGCTCTATAATGGGCCTGAGAGCTGCAAGTGGGGATGGAATGTGCTGGGCTGGCAGCAAGTGGAGGCCCTGCATGGAGGGAGACACTAGCCTCAGGTGGCTAGGAATGGATGCCAACCCAGCCAATGGGGTCCTTCAGCCTCTGCCCACTGTGGGccaccaggagggagggagagacaccAAAGACTGGAAGCTAAGACGGCCTGAGTTTCAGAATAGGTCACAAGCAGAATGCAGAATTGGGGAAGCTGCCCTTCTACTGACCTTGGGGACAGCTGTTACAGTGGGAGACAGGTCCCAGGCCTCAGGCCAGGCTTGTCAGGCTAGACATAAGGGATGCTgtggcctctccccaccccaccccccaaccacCTTCCTCACAATGGGGTTCATTGCTGAGGTGGGAGGGGCATCCTAGGGAGGGTGCAGCAGGGGGCCTGCCTGCCAGACACCCTTGGGGAGCCTGTCCTTTCAAGCATGAACCATACCGTCTGGGCTCCCCTACTCCCAGTGTGCTCTTAGCTCTGCCTGCCTGGTGTGGGGTCCTGGAGACTTTCTTGGAACTCATCCAGCAACCATCATGCAGGGTGGTGCTGGGGACTGCCCTCGTACTCGGAGGTGGAGGCCTCATGTTGTGGatgcagaggaagaagagaaggaagacagcTCCTGAGTCTGCAGAAGACGAGCAGGAGTCACCAGAATGCCACAAGGTGAAAAACGAGAACTGGATCAAATCGCACTTTAGCCGTCTCtccgaagagaagctggccgctGGCAGCAACACCACAACAGCCGGCAGCCTCACAGGCAGCAACACAGCCACGTCCAGCAACACGGCCACGGCAAGCAGCAGTGCCGCCGCTCCCCAGCCTGTCAGTGGCAATGGAGAGGCCAGCACCACGATTCGCGTGGAGACCTTCACCACCAGGCAAGGAGAAGAGAGCACGGCTCTTCACCGGGAGTCCTTCACCAGCAAGCAGAGGATGTCTGGAACCTCAGTGATCAAAGAGACCCACAAGGAGTCTGGAAAATCCTCGTCCACCGATGAGGCCACGTGGGCCGCTGTGGCTGCCTGTACCAAGGAGATTGACACCAAGGGGCAGCAGCTGGCTAACTCCATGTTGCAGCGGGCCACGGCTTGCCAGAACTCAGGCCACCTGGAGTCCAAGGACATCAACCAGGAGGAGCTGAAGGCTCTCGAGGAGGTGGAGATAAAGTTGAAAGGGAATTTCCTCAACCAGCGGGAAACCACCGTAGCTGGctccaaccacacacacaccttccaTGGCCATTGTCACCATGGCCACCAGGGCTATCCAAGCCACCCGAGCCATCAGTGCCACAGCCTGCCCATCCGCAGCCATCAGACCTATCACCCCTTTAAAGCCACCTAACCGTGGATGGAGATGCCCCTTaccccagcagggctggcacaCAATCTCCGGCTTGTTTTCTCTCTGGTGGGGCAACCTATGTGGCCCAGAGTAAGATGCTGCCACCCAAATCCCTTCTTTATCAGGCCCCTCCGACTTTGAGTGGAGTCTACCACTGATGGCCGCTGATGGAGAAAGAGCTGGGAGGAACTGAAACAGCTGAGACAGACTCACAGGCCCCTGAAGACCCACTGAGAGAAGACAGACAAGGCAGATCCCAGGAGCCGCTGAGAGCACCATGTTGATGCCAAATGCCTGGAAATGAGCCAATAAAGCCTTGCATTCCCTCACTCTGAGTCTGGGGGCTCTGTGGCCAGCCCCAGGTCTGGGCAGGCCTGTGGGGAGAGGGTTCCTCCTCCCACAGTCCTCTCCGTGAGGGCTGATTCGAGACTCGGTAAATCGGCTGCCCAGGTCTCCAGCCCTGGGCATGGGCTGTCTCCAGCGGGCTCAGCCCCTACAGACTTGCTATTGCCAGGGAGGGAAGAAGCAGCCAGGGGttgggaggagcagggagagatCGGCTTTCAGAAGCAAGGAAGTGAGCAGGGGTGGGATGTAGGCCCACTGTCCTCTTGGTGCCACCCCCATCCTGTGTACTGCTTCTCAGATCGTGTGGACCCATATCGCGCTCTCTCTCACTGCCCCGCCTGCTTCCTTAGGCCCACTGGGATCTGTGCTAGTGCCTCCCCACCACCTACCTTCAGAGCTAATGTGTGCGATACCTTCTCTTCTGGTTTATGTTACCGTTGCTgttgctggggctggggctggggctggggctgcagtacTACTAAATAGTAGCATTAGTACtgcccctgctttttttttttttttgagtttttagtATATGCCATGCTCAGTGTTGTGTTACGGCACAGCCCCGTGTGGAAGGCATTACGTTATCtcaattttgcagatgaaactCAGAGATGAACTTTGCCTGAGATGAAATAGTAAGTGATGTTGCTGGGATCAGAGCCCCATTCCCCTAAGCCTTGCCCTGTGCTGCCCCCCAGGCCAACGCCCAGCATCCCCAGATGGGTCTACCTCTCTAATACTTATCCCTGTCCTCTTCCCACGTGTCCTGACACTCTCTGCGCCCTCCTGCAAGCCTGGgactctccctgcctcctttccGGGGTCCCAAGAAGCCACTTCTGGAGCAAGAGGTGGCCCCCAGTTAGGCAGTCAAAGGGGGGCAGCTGGATCCCCCCGAAACTTGAGAGAAGTCAGTTATATGGCGCTGTCTAAACCCCAGTGTCTCCTTTACATAGAAATTTCCTACCTATTATGGATTTACCAGTGGTTTCCAAACTATGGGCCTCAAACTCCAGGAAGAAGGTGCCCAGAATCACTGTAAAggataggggggagggtatagctcaagtggtagatcacatgcttagtatgtatgatgtcctgggttcaatccccaatactccatttaaaaataataacattaattaaataaataaacctaattacctctcccccctaaagaattaaaaataaagaatcattGTAAATGATGGATAAATCTATAAATATCCTAAATGTTGTCAATTGATTTTATGGAGCATAGTTGGGagtatttgaatatttatgaCATTACTAGTAAGTGACTTTATCTAAATGCTGatccatatatgtgtgtatatttaaagtgcttcataataaaaatcttatttggaaaaaaatgggaTCAATCATACTGGAAAATGTTGGAAGCTGTCATATTAGACAAAAAGCAAGAGCAGTGAGGTTTGGCTTCTGAAATTACGATTTAAAACGCGTAAGATGCATGCATTTATCTGGAAAGCCTTGAATCCCTTATTAAAAACTTATTACATAAAATTTCAGATTATGACtttggaatcttttaaaaagtttcaaactGGCAAGATTCAAATAAAGTCTGTAGTTAGTATTGTGCCAATGTTAATTTTCTGGTTCTGATCATTGTGCTACAGTTAGGTAAGATGCTATTATTTAGGGTGGCTGAGAAATGGATATATGGAAATCCCCTGTAGCATTTTTGCAACTTTCCtgtaaatttaaaagtatttcaaaatttaaagtcAAAATGTTTTCAGACGATTTAGTTATCAGTGCGTGTCAAAGTTTTATTACAACTATGTGTATGAAAAGAGCTTCTAAACAGCCAACTCAGGTATACACACTTCGTAAGGACATCTTTATAAGATAAGAGAAAGGCTAAATCGTTGTTAGACTAGATACAAGAGTTAACAGCCAGTAGACTTTTGTCTGAGAGTCCACTGGGAGGGTGGCTGGTTTCCCAGGCTTAATTTCATTAAAGCTCATTAGGAAATAGTTGAATCATTTCATCAAGAATGCTCACTTCTTCCTAGTGGGAGTTTATGAATTACATCATACAAGAAAGTTCCCAAAATTTTGACAACAAATTGTCAACACACACCTCAACAGGCAGTGTGCTAGGTGTCACGGAGGCCAAAATGAGGGGGACACCATCCCCAACCTTGAAGCTTCTAGACAATGTATGACAAGTGGTGGAACAAAACACGGTGGAGCGCAGGGGGAGGGGCCTGAGGAGAGGCTCTGCAGCATTTGAGGGGCTGCAACTAGGGAGGTGTtttgggcagagggaacagcaggaggAAAGGGGTAGAGGCAGGATGGTGGCAGTGTGTCTAGGGGACCTTGACAGTCTGGCTGAAGGGGAACACTTAGAGATAGgcaaaagggaagaggaaaagccCCAAAACTGACTCCAAAGCCTTGAGCCAAGGAGGATTTAGGAGACCGTCCAGCCTAATTTCCTCATTTCATAACAGAAGTCATTTTGAGAAGTTATGCCTAGTCCCATAGGTGGCGACTGGGGACACTGAAGGGTTCTGAGGAACTCTGCATTTTTGAGTAGGCAGCAGGGAAGGACAAGGAACAGGTAATGGAATTTCAGAAGAGAGGTGTCCAATGAAGGCTTAATCCCAGGAAGACTTTTCAGAGGAGGTGGCAATGATGACGGGCCAAGGGGCATAACAGTGACTGGAGATGCTCCTTACGTAAACGAGACTGTGATTCCTTTTGGCCACAGTAAGTCATCCTGTTGCTTGTGCATCCCCTGCCCAAACACCTGCCCCCACTACCAGGCCACTCGCTCCCCAGAGCAGCCAGAATCACCATggggggaaaggagagaaactTCCAAAATGAACCTCTTTCTTCTTACAGTTGGAGGGGGCCTGAGAGGTTCTTGCGTGCAGCCTGCCCTCCCACACCAGCCATCCTCCCCCTCCTCAAATCAAAAGCTGCCACCCTCCTGATCTAAGGCTTGAGCACTTCCTCCAGACTCCATAACGACTGCAGAGAACACTTACTGAGTTCCAGGCTCTagtctaagcactttacaaatagTATCTCATTTAAACTTCACAACAAGTCTTTAAGAAGGGCACTAATATCACCCCCATTTTTCAGTTGAGGAAGCTGAGGTTTGGTTAAACCACTTGCCCAAGAACTCATAGCTGGTGAGGGGCCACCCTGGGAGTTAAACCCAAGCTCCTCTGACTTCAGAGTCCatgcctcccacctccctgctgccCCACCAGTCACTTTCCTCACTCCAGACCCATCCCGTGTTTGGCCTTttcctctcctccagccccatcTCTACACCAGGGGCGGCACATTGGGCCTGAAATGGGACATCTAGTCAAGGAGAAGGAGGGGGCTCTTGGCAGTATCAGTTCACAGACTTCAAAGTGCTTTCTTTCTCCTGCCTTTTCTCATTTCAGCCTTAAAGGCAGCTCTATAAGGTGGGATTGAAGTGATTTTATTGTCATcccacagaaaaggaaatgggaTCTTAGAGATGCAATGTGACTTGCCCAATAGCCAGAGGGGACTTGAGTCCAGCACTTGCCTGACTCTGTCACATTCCTCTTCCCCAGCCTGGCACTTCTTCCTTCTTGGGAGTCAGGCCTGGGTAGATGATCCcttaaatgaaatgagaaaaggcCACTAGGTGTCTTGAGCACAGGTCCCTGATTCACCCGCAGAGCCCAAGACCCAGCTGTCCCGCCGTTTAGGCCAAGTCCACCCTTGGGGACTGGAGGCTTCTGGAACTGACCACCAGAATGAAAGGGGACTTGGGAGTGAGTGGCTGTGGCTGGAGACAGGTCTGAAGCAAGAACCCGCCCTGCCCTGCTTCGAGGAGGCTGGCAGGCAGTGGGGCAGAGGGCAGTAGCAAAAGTTTGATCTCTAAATCCTTAGCCAGAGGGTGCTGGTCCGGTCGTGGCTGGACTGGAACCCCGTCTGGGGCTGGCAACTCTGCGAATGGGGTGACCCACTGGGAAAACACTGGTGCCTTATGTAGCGAGACAGAAGGAGGCTGCTACCACGGGCTCCTAGCCTGACGAGGAGGAAATGACCCTGAGGAGGCAATCCAACAGAAGCCAAAAGCTATTTGCCTCAAGATGTTTCCAGCAATGTTACCAAGGCAAAAAAACTGGGGGAGAGGCGATGCCAAATATCCGTTGAGCTCTTCTGACAACCCACTCAGTGGCCTCTAACGATGTAGTGACCAGCATGGAGAGAGGGTTGTGGTATAAAGTTGATTCTCCATCACACTGTGTCCCCTTGAGGATGACTCACGGGAACAATCTCTCTTGGTCCTAGTGCCAGGAAACTCTGTGTTTCTCCAGGCAGCTGCCTTGCTTTGTCTTGATTTCTACATATCTGTCAGATGATCACATTTCCCTTTTAGCTTTGACTATCAGGAAGCTCCAAGTCAAATTTCTGGCCCATCTGTCACAACTGTATGGTAGGGATTTTGAATACTAATATTGCCCCCAgctttcttgccttttctttctcccaatctgtcttttatttattaataatctTCGTGTATTGTATGctgtatttaagaaaaaaattggaatggaatggagaggaggaagaagaggaaagagaaagttaAATGAAAAAAGCTGAGAGGAAAATGGTTTAACATTCCCTTCAGATTCCACTGAAAAGAATCGATTCTGCTGGTCGCTCATTAATATAAAAGGGCTGACACTTTTGACTGATAATGTTAGAAACCTCTCAAAAGAtggataaaacataaaaatacaaaataaaataatgaaatgtcaGTTTTTGACCAGAAAATTGGCAAAAAATTAGTTTGGACAATACCCAGTATTGGCGTGGATAAGCAGTAACAGTCTCTTTTATATGCTAAGGGGGGTATGAATGGGCTAATTAAAAGTTTGGCACATGAAGATGCCTGTGCATTTGGCTCAGCAATTACACACCTATATATCTAAACTTCAGAGAAACTCTTGTttcagcattgtttgtaatagcaaaaataGGAAATATTCTAAATGTCCTAAAAGGGAGAATGAAAAGTCAATTGTGGTCTAACTTCACAAGAGAATATTACacagcagtgaaaaagaatgaatcaGAGCTACCTGTACTGCTATGGACAAAGCTCAAAACACAATGTTAAGCAAAAACAATAAACTGCAGAAGGTTATGCAAGTGTGTTTCCACTTCTATAAAGTTTTAAATGGCAAAAGCCATATTATATCTTGTTTATAGGTCCAGATTATGTTTTAAGGGTATAAAGACATGAATGGGAACACTAAACACTGGAGAGAGGCCAGAGACGAAGAAGAGGGAGGTGAGCTGGGGAGGGTTGTCATGGGTGCTGGGTACACTGGTGTGGATTGTATTATTATCTATTCTTTTTGGTATGGCTAAAACAtctcattaaaacaaagaaaaatagtgAACACTGTCCCTGCAACTGGGTAAAACATTCTGCCTGCTTCAGGACAAAGATGGGAAGGACATGTGTGGAAGACTGTAGTGCTGGGGAGGTCGGAACCTGGGTGAGTGGAAGTCCAAGGTCCGGTTTTTCATCAGAGGATGGGAAGGTGCCATTGGCTGTGATGGGGTCTCTCTTGCAGGCTTCGTGGTCCAGGGCTCCAACGGCGAGTTCCCCTTCCTAACCAGCAGTGAGCGCCTGGAGGTAGTGAGCCGTGTGCGCCAAGCCATGCCCAAGGACAAGCTCCTGCTAGCTGGCTCCGGCTGCGAGTGTGAGGCCATAATGCCCAGGGCTCTGGCGGTGGCTGGGTTTGGGGATGGCAGGATCCTTGGCCCTGGGGTCCAGTCTAGTACTTATTCTGCCTCTTCTTCACCCCTTTCTTGCCCCAGGGTCATAGGCTAGCCCTTCTTCCTCCCGCCCTCAGCCTCCAAGCCCCTCAGGGAAGACTCCCTCTTTCCTCCTGCAGCCACTCAAGCCACGGTGGAGATGACGGTGAGCATGGCCCAGGTCGGGGCTGACGCTGCCATGGTGGTGACCCCTTGCTACTATAGTGGCCGCATGAGCAGTGCTGCCCTCATTCATCACTACACCAAGGTGGGCATGAGGGGTGGGCATGAGTTGGGGGCCTGGGGCCAAAGGAAGGCTGAGTGAGGCAGAGACTCTGCCCAGGGAGGGGAGGTGAGAGGAGCTGGGAGTGGAGTGGTGAGCCTACTTCCCGTGAATGGCAGCTTTGGGAAAGGGGAGAGATGCTACCATGTACCAGCTGTGTGACAGTGGGTGACTGACCTAACCATGCTGTGTCACTGTCTCCTCCCTTCTCAAATGAGAGGAATGCTGGAATCTTCCTCCTGGGGTGGTTGTGAGGACTAACATaaagaacaaaacacaaaatactgaataatccTCAGTACTACCCAGGATTAGTGCTTGCAATCAGGATGCATGGCACGGTGGCTTTTAGTCCAGGAGGGGGGCCTGTCCAGGTAGCCCTGCAGAGACCCAGGCCCGAATTGCCTCAGGTCTGAGGCAGCTGCCTTCTCCTGTCTTCTCTGCACCCGTCAGGTTGCTGACCTGTCTCCAATTCCTGTGGTGCTGTACAGTGTCCCAGCCAACACAGGGCTGGACCTGCCTGTGGACGCGGTGGTCACGCTTTCCCAGCACCCGAATATCGTGGGCATCAAGGACAGCGGTGGTGATGTGAGTGGCAGCGACTCTCGGCCAAGGCACCcttctcttgttttaaaaaaattttttggggggtgggtaattaggctttctatttatttatttaaatggaggtactggggacccaggacctcgtgcatgctaacgtgcactctactgcttgagccatccccccatcccctccttttctcttttgccACCAACTtcagggcagctctgggacccACTTCAGTCCTGGGCCTTTGTGTGGGTTCCCTCTGTCGTGTGGGCTCTCTGGGGTTAGTCTGAACTTTGGGGCATCTCTCTGGGACCTGGGCTTTTGTTCTCCCACACGAGCCCAGCCCCCATCCAGGCTGGCAGTGGAGCCTGTGGGCCTAACTCTCACACCAGCTTTGCTGTTACAGGTGACCAGGATCGGGCTGATTGTTCACAAGACCAGGAGGCAGGACTTCCAGGTGTTGGCTGGATCAGCTGGCTTCCTGCTGGCCGGCTATGCCGTGGGTAGGCATCTCGCAGCTCTCAAACTGTGATGAGTGATCAAGATATACCTAGGCAGCTGGAATCTGCTGGGATAGACTGTGAGGACCAGGGCTGGGTCTACAGAGGGCCTTCGCCAGCCTGCCTGCTGGGAACCCTCGAGAGGTCCGGCACACTACTTGCTTTTCTGAATAGCCAGTGCTTTTGAGTGGCCTTGTTAGGTGCAGGAGGCTGGCTGAGTGCAATCCCTGCCCTGTAGAGGGGATGCCTGCAGCTTGCTCTAAGTCCTAAGCTCCCTGCTTAGCTGACAAATTTAGCTCCTCTAATCTCACCTTGTAGATCATTCTTTGAGGCAGAGGCCTTGGGGTCCTTCCCACTAGACCGGGAATGCATTCTCCTCTCTCCCTGGGCCCACGCCAGAATGAATCATCAGGCCTGCAGGGTTGGCCCGGGGATCTTCAGTTGCCTGATCCGATTCTGTTCTGGTCCAGGATCCTAGGAATGTCACCATTAGATCAACTGGTCTTGTCTGCTTGGGGTCAAAGTCCTTGGATTCAGGTTGGATTTGAGCCacggagggggagggagggaagcatcTGCTCCTTTCAGCTGAAGCCCCAGTGAATGTAGATTTGAGTTACTTTTCCAGTGACGTAGGGGGCAATGCTGATTCCTATTTTCTCTGGTCTCTGCAGACTTTGGCTTGTAGTGTAGGTCCTGCATATCTCCCTTCTGCCATGTCACAGTCTGTAAAGTACAGGGGAATTAGAGAGGACCCATTTATGCTTCATTCCTGAGACTGCGGTAGGTGGAAAGAGCACGGGCTCTGGAGGCCAGGGATCGGAGCTGGAATCTGAGCTCTGCCGGATTCACTGCGCACCACTGGCAAGGTGGCTGCCCTCTCCGGGCCGCGGTAGGCGTTGTGAGGATTAGAGAGCACTGGCCCTGCGTCTGCCATAGTGCTTGGCAGATAGTAGGTTTCCAATAAATGGCAGCTATATTAATAAGCTTGTTCCAAATTGCCTACTCTTTCTCCAGTCTTGAGGCCACTCTGCTTAGAATCACTCCTAACTAGCCTTGGAATCACACTCACAGGCTGGCAGAAGTGGCAGGACCTTCCGAGATCACAGCCAGCCCATCTTCATTGCCCAGACGAGAACAAAGAGGACCAGAGAGGGTCGATGGCTTGTCCAAGTTCATGCAGCCAATGGGAGGAAATGCCCAGTCTCCTGACCGGGTCTGGAGctctttccctcccccacccccaccgccaccGCTGTCCCAGGCTGAATTCACTGGGGGGAATAAAATTTCAGTTGAGCAAATCTTCCCATCCACTCCACCCGCTTCCAGGACTGATGAGTCAGGGGGTTATTGCAGGAGCGTGGAGGTGTCAACTGGCTGGTAGGACTCTACCCCCGGGCACAGGGGTTGCAAGGAAGGAACTGTCCTTGAGTTAGCCTTCAGGCTCTGCTCTCTGCCCCTCAGCCTGTGAGACTGTACCTTGAATAGGCTGGAAGTCTTCTCTCTGGAAACCTATACTCTGTGAACTCACAGAGCATGTCTTTAACATGGCTGACCAGGGGCGTAGGAATCCAGAGCTTGTCTGCCCAGAACAAAGAGGTGCTGGGGACCAGGGTTTGGAATTCTCTGCGAGAAGAGGCTCTGGCTGATGTTCTGCATCTCACTTCTGGGGCAGGAGCTGTGGGCGGCGTGTGCGCCCTGGCCAACGTCCTGGGGGCTCAGGTGTGCCAGCTGGAGCGGCTCTGCCTCACAGGGCAATGGGAAGATGCCCAGAAGCTGCAGCATCGCCTCATTGAGCCAAACACTGCGGTGAGCTCCCAGCCAATGGCCCCAAAGTGGGAGTGGCCTGTGTCCTCATTGGAGCAGGAGCCAAGGCTGGCACAGGGGTCCCCACTCTTCCCTTTCAGAAAGTCCTTTTAGAGAACATCTCAGCGTGGGAACTCTTTGTGCCTCCCCAGAAAAATCTTGACTTCAGACAAAGTTGAGCCCCATTGGTTTTCAAACTTAAGTGTGCATTAGAATTCATTTAGGGAGCTGGTTAAAATTCTACCCCTTTAGGCCCAGGAATATGCATTGAGACAGGTATCCTGGGTGATTGTGACATAAGGTATCCTAGAATCTTACTTAGAGATGCACTGTGTAGAGAGAGGGAACCATGGGCTTTTACATCAGCTTTATAAAGGGCCAGAtcctgaaaaacagaatggttgagAGTAAGAAAGGAATTGGAAAGCCGGAGGTATTCAGAGCCCAATTTTCCCTTCAAATAATCTATCCTGCAGTCAGACCACGTACCCCAACTCTGTGTTGGGCAAGTcaaggagaagaggcaagatggaaTGCTTGTCAAGTGCCAGGCGGTGCTGGGCAGAGCCATCCTGCAGTCTGaggcaaagagaaaaatgtgtgtcCCTATAGACatgtttttatgtatatttcaaattaaactttttattttgagataagtGTAGATTTACATGAAATTGGAAGAAACAATACAGGGAGATCCCATGTACCCTGATTCCCCCAACGACAGCACTTTATGAAATTAAGAGCACAAAGTCACAACCAGGATTTTGACATTGGTACAGTCAAGATcgagaatatttccatcaccataGGGATCCCTCATGTTACCCTTTCAGAGAGACACCTCCTGCCCATTGCCtccttaacccctggcaaccacaaatatGTTTGCCATTTGTACAATTTTATCAGTTCAAGAccgttatataaatggaatcatatagtctATAATCTTTTGAGATTGGCTTTCACTCTGCATAATTTTCTGGAGATTCATGCAAGCACATGTAGCAATAGTCTGctcctttttgttgctgagtagtaGTTCACAGTGTGGCCATAAACAGCTCGTTTACCCAGTCACCTGTTGAGGGATagttggttgtttccagtttttggctattagctgctatgaacattcatgaatAGGTTTTTGTATGACCACAAGTTTTCATGTTTTTTGGATGAATACACAGTTGGTGGGTTGTAGGATTATTGCATGTTCAGTGTTTTAAGAAACtaacaaactgttttccagagtgggcTTTTACATTTACATCAGTGTAAATGTACCAGTgacccagtttctctgcatcctcaccagcacttggtgttgtgactattttttattttggccattctgataggcATGTTgtgatatctccttgtggttttaatttacatttttctgatggctaatgctattgaacatcttATCATGTATTTATTTGCCCTCTGTACATCCTTTTAGATGAAGTGTCTCTTTATGTCTCTTACCCATTTCCTAATTGGATtggtttttactgttgagttttggaAGTTCATTGTATCTTCTAGATActtgtcctttatcagatacatgctttgcaaatattttctcccagtccatagctTGTCTTGTCATTCTATTAATagatcttttgcagagcaaaagttttaaattttg from the Vicugna pacos chromosome 11, VicPac4, whole genome shotgun sequence genome contains:
- the HOGA1 gene encoding 4-hydroxy-2-oxoglutarate aldolase, mitochondrial isoform X1, with protein sequence MLGPRVWSSVRQGLSRGLFRTVGAWASGEGKKVDIAGIYPPVTTPFTATAEVDYEKLEENLHKLGTFPFRGFVVQGSNGEFPFLTSSERLEVVSRVRQAMPKDKLLLAGSGCESTQATVEMTVSMAQVGADAAMVVTPCYYSGRMSSAALIHHYTKVADLSPIPVVLYSVPANTGLDLPVDAVVTLSQHPNIVGIKDSGGDVTRIGLIVHKTRRQDFQVLAGSAGFLLAGYAVGAVGGVCALANVLGAQVCQLERLCLTGQWEDAQKLQHRLIEPNTASDHVPQLCVGQVKEKRQDGMLVKCQAVLGRAILQSEAKRKMCVPIDMFLCIFQIKLFILR
- the HOGA1 gene encoding 4-hydroxy-2-oxoglutarate aldolase, mitochondrial isoform X4 encodes the protein MLGPRVWSSVRQGLSRGLFRTVGAWASGEGKKVDIAGIYPPVTTPFTATAEVDYEKLEENLHKLGTFPFRGFVVQGSNGEFPFLTSSERLEVVSRVRQAMPKDKLLLAGSGCESTQATVEMTVSMAQVGADAAMVVTPCYYSGRMSSAALIHHYTKVADLSPIPVVLYSVPANTGLDLPVDAVVTLSQHPNIVGIKDSGGDVTRIGLIVHKTRRQDFQVLAGSAGFLLAGYAVGDPALWDPGAEENHGLVWVLRRPLPRPLGGAEPQPGGGAALGFHQQWLALRAGTGPACAHLSLLS
- the HOGA1 gene encoding 4-hydroxy-2-oxoglutarate aldolase, mitochondrial isoform X6 codes for the protein MLGPRVWSSVRQGLSRGLFRTVGAWASGEGKKVDIAGIYPPVTTPFTATAEVDYEKLEENLHKLGTFPFRATQATVEMTVSMAQVGADAAMVVTPCYYSGRMSSAALIHHYTKVADLSPIPVVLYSVPANTGLDLPVDAVVTLSQHPNIVGIKDSGGDVTRIGLIVHKTRRQDFQVLAGSAGFLLAGYAVGAVGGVCALANVLGAQVCQLERLCLTGQWEDAQKLQHRLIEPNTASDHVPQLCVGQVKEKRQDGMLVKCQAVLGRAILQSEAKRKMCVPIDMFLCIFQIKLFILR
- the HOGA1 gene encoding 4-hydroxy-2-oxoglutarate aldolase, mitochondrial isoform X5, which encodes MLGPRVWSSVRQGLSRGLFRTVGAWASGEGKKVDIAGIYPPVTTPFTATAEVDYEKLEENLHKLGTFPFRGFVVQGSNGEFPFLTSSERLEVVSRVRQAMPKDKLLLAGSGCESTQATVEMTVSMAQVGADAAMVVTPCYYSGRMSSAALIHHYTKVADLSPIPVVLYSVPANTGLDLPVDAVVTLSQHPNIVGIKDSGGDVTRIGLIVHKTRRQDFQVLAGSAGFLLAGYAVGAVGGVCALANVLGAQVCQLERLCLTGQWEDAQKLQHRLIEPNTATKQLGLPLGKRGCLRPS
- the HOGA1 gene encoding 4-hydroxy-2-oxoglutarate aldolase, mitochondrial isoform X3, with the protein product MLGPRVWSSVRQGLSRGLFRTVGAWASGEGKKVDIAGIYPPVTTPFTATAEVDYEKLEENLHKLGTFPFRGFVVQGSNGEFPFLTSSERLEVVSRVRQAMPKDKLLLAGSGCESTQATVEMTVSMAQVGADAAMVVTPCYYSGRMSSAALIHHYTKVADLSPIPVVLYSVPANTGLDLPVDAVVTLSQHPNIVGIKDSGGDVTRIGLIVHKTRRQDFQVLAGSAGFLLAGYAVGAVGGVCALANVLGAQVCQLERLCLTGQWEDAQKLQHRLIEPNTAVTRRFGIPGLKKTMDWFGYYGGPCRAPLEELSPSQEEALRLDFTSNGWL
- the HOGA1 gene encoding 4-hydroxy-2-oxoglutarate aldolase, mitochondrial isoform X2, whose product is MLGPRVWSSVRQGLSRGLFRTVGAWASGEGKKVDIAGIYPPVTTPFTATAEVDYEKLEENLHKLGTFPFRGFVVQGSNGEFPFLTSSERLEVVSRVRQAMPKDKLLLAGSGCESTQATVEMTVSMAQVGADAAMVVTPCYYSGRMSSAALIHHYTKVADLSPIPVVLYSVPANTGLDLPVDAVVTLSQHPNIVGIKDSGGDVTRIGLIVHKTRRQDFQVLAGSAGFLLAGYAVGAVGGVCALANVLGAQVCQLERLCLTGQWEDAQKLQHRLIEPNTASVLTGPASQVTRRFGIPGLKKTMDWFGYYGGPCRAPLEELSPSQEEALRLDFTSNGWL